A window of Magnolia sinica isolate HGM2019 chromosome 13, MsV1, whole genome shotgun sequence genomic DNA:
TTATATCCCCAAAATCAGGGAGATCCAAAACACAGGAGCCTCTGATTTCTCATCCCAACCGTTCTTTGGGGTGTGGCCTGCTTGAATTTTGGATCGGactgatttttgagcatcaaggAGAGAACGGTTGggtgaaattgatggacggattCGATGCCATTAATAAACTAGGGCAGGCCCCACACATTCCATTTTTCTCATCCCAACCGTTCACTTTTGATGCCCTACCGCCCTGCTTTCCTCTTTTTGTTtttcccccttctctctctctctctttctctctctctctctctcggagaAAAGAAgctattttcttttgaaagagGAGAAAAATCTCCTAATATCAAAGCCATGTCTGGGATGTACGGTTCCGGCGGAGCGGGCGACCTGCTCCGCCTCCCCATGGTGGCGGTGACTATGGTAGAGCCGGAGGCGGAGGCAGAGGCAAAGGATATGGTGGAAATTCTCAGAATCAAGGTCAGTATTGGGGTTAGGgtttctctctttatctctccatctctttctagggttagggtttcagtAACAGTTCCTTTTCAATTCGCCAGGCGGCGGAGGATACGGAGGAGGAGGTTATTAAGGTGGCAGTGGAGGAtatggaggaggaggagggtatCAAGGTGGTGGCGATCGAGGGAACCGAGGCGGTGGAGGAAATCGGGGTGGCGGTCGTGGCGGCGGCAACGACAGCGGTAGAGATGACGATTGGCTATGCCCTAACTCTAGGTGTGTTCCTTTACTTCtgcatatttgtttttttttttttttttttttcttttgatggcCTGCCTGTTGGAGATCTAGACTATCCATCTTGTGGGCTCTGCCATGGATGGAATATGACTCATAGAGCCCCACCTATCTTACTATCCTACCTGTCTGATAGTTGTCATGTAAATTGATGGTGAGGAAGTATGGTTGGCAGTCTACATGCTGTGATAGAaacccaccaattggatggtttgggATTGTTTTTGAATTCTGCATCCGCTATAAGGCCCACCAGAGGTAGGATCTGGATTGTTGGAAGATATGCCCACTTGTACAGAATGCTGGGCTGAGAAAAAGTCAGTATTTTGGTGTGGGGTTGTTTTTGTTTCTGCTCTTCTTTGTGTGGAAAACGAGTTCTTGAAACCTAAGTTTGTGGCTGCAGCTGTGGGAATCTGAACTTTGCGGGAAGAACTGAATGTAATAAATGTGGTACTCCGAGTCCTGCTGGAGCAGGAGATCAGGGCGGCGGCGGCGGCTATAATAGAGGAGGAGGAGGTAGTGGTGGGAACTGTGGCGGAAGAGGTGGCAGTTACAGCAGCGGCAGCGGAGGAAGGGGTAGTTCTTATGGCAGGGAAGATAGTGGATATGCTCAGGTTCCTCCCCCTCAACCGGCTTCTTATGGTGGTGCAGGTGCAGATGGAAATTACCCCCCACCCCCAAATTCTTATGGTGGAAATAGTAATTATGGTTCCGAGCCAGTTCTTCCGCCGAGCTATGCTGGTGGTGGGCCCAATTCATACCCTCCGAGCTGTGGCGCTCCTCCAAATAGTTATGGTGGAGATGGGTCAGGTGATATGTGGGGGAGCGGTCGAGGAGGGCCACTGGTTGTAGCTCCTGGCTGAGATGGTGGCGCCCCCCCTCGACCACCAGTTGGTGGCTATGGTGGTGCTCGGTTGGATCCTCCTGCGAAGATTAAGCAATGTGATGGGAATTGTGATGATACATGTGACAACTTTCGAATTTACATATCGAATTTGCCGCCGGATGTTAATTTGGACGAATTGAGAGAACTTTTTGGAGGGATTGGGCAGGTGAGACCTGTTTGTTTCTTTTTGTTTGTTGTCTTAAGTGCATGCTATATTATTATTTGCAGCTCTGAATTTAGAGATGAAGGGCTTTACATGTTACCATCAGCTGTACCCAATACATTTCTTCGGATTATGTTGATCTATCTGGTTATGCATAGTAGTTGCTCTATTAGAAATACAGCTTACCGTAGCACATTGCTGTTATGATGTATACTGAGTctgtaattccattttgttaCAGCGTAGCTGTATTTGATACATTTTGTAACACTATCTCTTGATTCTAGAGAAGATGGATATTCTGCTGATATTTCTGGGTTTGAAGAAGTCCATTTTTGTTTTCTACTACCTTGAGAGTTAGAAGCACAATGGTGAAGCAGCAGTATATGAGAACCTGCTAACCGATAGCAATTAGCAAAGGAATTCATTAAGAATGCATAAACAAGTGACCATGTGAACTGGCAATGTATAAACAAGTGCTCCAGTGGTTCACATTCCAGAGGCAAAGGATGCAAACTTTAATCATAACTAATTTCCTGCTCTTTGCACATACTGATCGTAGGACCCGTTTGGTTACTATCAAAGTTCTACTCAGATAGGCTAATCTTGAACACATTTGTCCAGCTATAAGGCCAATCTGAATAGGTTTGCATGGATAGATTATTCTGCCATATTGACTGTTGTTCGTCGAACACTTTGTTTGGACAAACATATGTGGCTCTTGTAAAAATTTGGCACACCAGCAGGTGTGGACATGTGGCATGCTTGTATATCAGTATtggcacgtgtggcatgtgtCACCTGAAATCTGAAGATGCACAGTGGTACATGTGGGTCACTTGAATATGCACGGTGGCACGTGGGACAAGTAAAGTTTGGATGTGGCAGATGTGCTTAAGGATCGGTGGCTTTGCTTGTGGCACATTGACACTTGTGGCTCATATGACATGTGCGACGTATATGTACAACGAATAGCTAGTTATTCATGTAATTTATGAAAACTAGGTTAAAACTTGCTTTCGATCCAATCTAAAAAGAAGAAACCTTGCCTTCCATCCAGATAGCCTTGTGCAATGTAATGGTTGGTTTTTTAGACCCTTTTTTTTGGGTATTGGAATTGTTGCCACTATCTGAACAATGGTGGTTGACAAACCATGGATGGTatccttttttttaataaaaaaagacAACGGATGGTGCCGCTATGAAAGGCTATCTTAATCAAACTTTTAGGGTAAGCAAAAGATCCATTGTAGTTACTTGAAAAGCTGACACATCATGGGGGCCTTCACTTTTATGAAGAACAATTCATGGTTGCCAAAAACTGTCCAGACTTGATGGGCTGAATATGCGTATAATTAGGATTTTCCATATGATTTCATTACCCAGAAATTATACTTAAATTCGAGTTTATCCTTATCTGTATAAAAAAGTTATTCATGAATTTCATATTTACGTCATCGATTGTACATTTGTACTTCATTCTCTCTTTGTTGGCTGCATTATTTTAGATGTAATTCTGGTTGGGTTGAGGTTGATATGCTttctttagattattttttttaaaattttattttaataattaattttaaTGGTTTTTCAAGAGCTTTCATTGAACTTTGCATTGCTTTGTTAAGACatacaaaattttagaaaaaaaaactcGAAAAAAGagaatatgttatcaattcaaaaAACAGCGTAATCCTCTGTTTCCTCTGTAACTATGTGGGCAAATGGGTTGAGGGGGCGTCGGATTGATGGACCAAAGGTGCTAATGGGTTGGATCAAATTGGGTCAAGGAGGCCTCGGACTGATGGACCAGACCCATTTAGTAATTTGGTTGAATTGTTGGATCCATACCAcccattaattttttatttttttttaaaattattattattattattattattattatttttaaacattAAAGCCATTAAAATTTTGGTTGTGTCCATGGCTTTAAGACTCGTTTGAGTCTGCTCGGATCTGATACTACTTGATCTGGTTCGATTCTAGGAGTTGCCCTCCTGATGCTCCCCCAACTTGGGCGAGTCACAACTCGACTTGAAGACCTAACATGTTGATCCTAGTCACCTAGTCTTGAAACCATGTTTGGGTCTGTGTCGGGTCCAAGTTAATAAAGTTGACCCATTTATTTAATGGGTTGGGTTAGGTATAGGAGGACCTAGGCCCAACCCATTCATCTTATTTTGGATTTGAGTTGGGACTAGGTCAGGTATAAAAATTACAAGTGGTTCTGATGGCGTACACAACGTCATTACAAGGCGGAGCCCACATTCCATCTAGAAGTTCCTATGGTGGCATCACCCTCTCCAATGTCACCATGGTTCCCTTGGGAGTGTCCCATCTAAGTCATGGATTTGGTGATCTAGGacaatcctttttcttttttcttttttggtgttGGTGGGCCCTTCATAGCTCAAAAAGATGGTAATTACCATGTGTACATGTGTGATGATTCCTGTTTTCACTCTTGAGATACCTGGTtgctttcacacacacacacacacacacacacacacacttttcttGGGTCTGGGTTGGGTTTGGCCATGGGTCGGGTCCACTTTAGCATGACCCAAATTGGACCCATTTTAGAAACTGGTATTGGTTTGGATTGTTTTTAAGAGGACCTGAACTAACCCTTTTTACTAATTTGTTTTGAACTTTGGACCTAGACCCAACTATTATTAAGTTAGGTAACAGGTTTGACCTGACCCCTTTGCACCCCTATTTTTGatagaaagaaaccaaaacatggACACAAAAAAACTGTGATTGCAACGGTAAATTCCGTTGTTTAGAAGTTCAATGGTCAAATTCCAAGAGCTGTTATctttctaataaaaaaataaagaattccAAGAGCCGTCTTTGTAATGTGGAAATTGACAtttaacatgttttttttttttttttcctttcttggaAGAGAtagatcatcttcatcatctaagccttatctcaattaATTGGGATTGGCTagatgaatcctgttctgccattcaaCTTTATCAAGGGCCATTACATTTAGTTTGACCATAGGTGATCAAGTCTTTTTGTACTACCTCGGTACAtgtccttttaggccttccccATGCCCTTTTAGAACCTTCAACCTGCACCATTTCACTCCTAACCAGCGTGGCTcttggtctttgttgcacatgaccaaaccatttaCCCATAGGTGATACTTCTAAGTTccttcgaatgcattcatttctaattctatccttgttgTGTCGCTTATCCATCTCATCATCCCAATTTCAGCTACACATCCGTATGAACacattgttccttaactgcctaaCATTCTGTTCTATatagcatggctggtcttatagctatcctataaaatttccctttcagtttgagtggcacatgacaatcacataaaactctagaggacATGTCTATTTCTTCCAcacagcttgaattctatgggcaacatccatttcaatctctccactcatgaattattgacccaaggtgtcgaaagtggtcattttaggGAAATTCTTGGTCAGCCATCTTAATTTCTCGTTTTcactcctattattactaaaattgcactccatgaTAGTCTGTTTTAGTCCAGTTAATTTTAAATCCTATAGATTCGAAAGCATCTCTCCATAAATTTAGCTTTGTATTTTATGCTCTCTCTcctcttgtcaatcaaaactatgtcatcgacaaaaaaacatacaccatgggatggCTTCCTGCAAATGCCCTTGTTAAAtcgtccataaccaatgcgaAAAGGCACAGGCTTAATGCCTATCCCTGGTGTAAGCCTATAGTAATTTGGAAGAAATAGACATCCATGTACTTGAACAGGGAAAAGTTGATAATACCCATGGAAATCACGTCTTTTCCAAAGCTTTCAACATTCCCAAACAGTCCTCTCTGAGCAAGATTAGTTTTGCTctatttaaaaatggtggtggcTATTAAATACAGCCCTTCCAAATTGCTGACATAGCAGTTCTGTAATGAATTATTCAGTTAGTcattttctttatcattttgctttctgtttttgttttctcCTCAATGCTTGAATGCGTTATTGCAGTATATTACcttggatacacacacacacacacacacacacacagagagagagagagagagagagag
This region includes:
- the LOC131224251 gene encoding transcription initiation factor TFIID subunit 15b-like, whose product is MSGMYGSGGAGDLLRLPMVAVTMVEPEAEAEAKDMVEILRIKVSGSGGYGGGGGYQGGGDRGNRGGGGNRGGGRGGGNDSGRDDDWLCPNSSCGNLNFAGRTECNKCGTPSPAGAGDQGGGGGYNRGGGGSGGNCGGRGGSYSSGSGGRGSSYGREDSGYAQVPPPQPASYGGAGADGNYPPPPNSYGGNSNYGSEPVLPPSYAGGGPNSYPPSCGAPPNSYGGDGSGDMWGSGRGGPLVVAPG